In Erigeron canadensis isolate Cc75 chromosome 1, C_canadensis_v1, whole genome shotgun sequence, a single window of DNA contains:
- the LOC122590259 gene encoding dual specificity protein phosphatase 1-like, translated as MVYIRENLYLGPINAAARVLLGEEGAAGSKKEEKITHILSVLEDPSLDFFTEVEPTFSVPTKEIRIAYMEDYGWWGSDKKILYVLENAGHDLKVLRMAVPLTDTESQNLLDYLEVCLDFIDRGRKNGSVLVHCFAGVSRSASVMTAYLMRSERLSLQDALESLNQCSWVCPNDGFLKQLAMFEEMGFKVDYSSPVYKRFRRKVLGPRASYNREDRIDSSADMGLMKNEASLLTGTDANPSPNLDATRPDKLDS; from the exons ATGGTGTACATTCGTGAGAATCTATACCTGGGACCCATCAATGCAGCCGCACGAGTACTTCTTGGAGAAGAAGGCGCTGCAGGCagtaaaaaagaagaaaaaatcacCCATATTTTATCGGTTTTGGAGGACCCTTCTTTAGACTTTTTCACAGAAGTAGAACCAACCTTTTCTGTTCCCACCAAAGAGATCCGTATAGCATATATGGAGGACTACGGGTGGTGGGGTTCGGATAAAAAGATACTTTATGTGTTAGAGAATGCAGGTCATGATCTGAAGGTATTGAGGATGGCTGTGCCTTTGACAGACACCGAGAGTCAGAATTTACTCGATTATTTGGAAGTTtgtttagattttattgatCGAGGTAGAAAAAATGGGTCGGTTTTGGTGCATTGCTTTGCAGGGGTATCCAGAAGTGCATCCGTGATGACGGCCTACCTGATGAGATCAGAACGGCTTTCTCTACAAGATGCACTTGAGTCGTTAAACCAATGCAGTTGGGTATGTCCTAATGATGGGTTTTTAAAACAGTTGGCTATGTTTGAAGAGATGGGGTTCAAGGTTGACTATTCAAGCCCTGTTTACAAACGCTTCCGTAGGAAGGTTTTAGGGCCACGCGCA TCATATAACCGAGAAGACAGAATTGACAGCTCTGCTGACATGGGTTTGATGAAAAATGAGGCTTCTCTTTTGACTGGAACTGATGCCAATCCCAGCCCAAACCTGGATGCGACCCGACCTGATAAACTGGACTCGTGA